The following are encoded in a window of Mycolicibacterium tusciae JS617 genomic DNA:
- a CDS encoding LLM class F420-dependent oxidoreductase has protein sequence MRFTFTHPMHSHPYNRELVTGSGIATVASAAEAAGFHGFGFTDHPAPSQRWLESGGHDAVDPFVAMGYAAARTTTLRLIPNIVVLPYRNPFVVAKAGATLDLLSEGRFTLGVGVGYLKREFTALGVDFEERAALFEEALEVIRGIWTSDDFSFEGRHFSAKGITAHPRPVSAPHPPIWIGGNTSAARNRVVVHGDGWCPFPAPAMLAQTARTAVMDAEILAKGVEDLRRRFDAAGRDFTNIDITFTNADGGSPGSDDFNADAYLTGLEKLAAVGVTWVQVGLPGDNLAHVLETIERFGSSVIKAVS, from the coding sequence ATGCGGTTCACGTTCACTCACCCGATGCACAGCCATCCGTACAACCGGGAGCTGGTGACCGGTTCGGGCATCGCCACTGTCGCGTCCGCGGCCGAGGCGGCCGGGTTTCACGGCTTTGGTTTCACCGATCATCCGGCACCGTCGCAGCGGTGGTTGGAGTCGGGCGGACACGATGCGGTGGACCCATTCGTGGCAATGGGTTACGCCGCCGCGCGCACCACGACGCTGCGGCTGATCCCGAATATCGTCGTGCTGCCGTATCGCAATCCGTTCGTGGTGGCCAAGGCGGGCGCCACGCTCGATCTGTTGTCGGAAGGGCGGTTCACCCTCGGGGTCGGGGTCGGCTATCTCAAGCGGGAGTTCACCGCCCTGGGCGTGGACTTCGAGGAACGCGCAGCCTTGTTCGAGGAAGCCCTGGAGGTGATCCGGGGCATCTGGACAAGCGACGACTTCTCTTTCGAGGGCCGGCATTTCAGCGCCAAGGGGATCACCGCCCACCCGAGGCCGGTGAGCGCACCGCATCCGCCGATCTGGATCGGTGGAAACACCTCGGCCGCGCGCAACCGTGTCGTGGTTCATGGTGACGGTTGGTGCCCGTTCCCCGCACCGGCGATGCTGGCTCAGACCGCGCGCACCGCAGTGATGGATGCAGAGATCCTGGCCAAGGGTGTCGAGGATCTGCGTCGCAGGTTCGACGCCGCGGGCCGGGATTTCACAAACATCGACATCACGTTCACCAACGCAGACGGCGGTAGCCCGGGCAGCGACGACTTCAACGCCGACGCCTATCTCACCGGTCTGGAAAAGCTTGCGGCGGTGGGCGTCACGTGGGTCCAGGTCGGGTTGCCGGGCGACAACCTGGCGCACGTGCTCGAGACGATCGAACGCTTCGGCAGCTCAGTGATCAAGGCTGTGAGTTGA
- a CDS encoding LLM class flavin-dependent oxidoreductase, with protein MNKPEIGVYLPQVGFTYEQVLHRTLRCEQLGIDSIWLYDHLYAPGMPDYPSMEAWTLATALLSRTERIRVGHMVLCNQFRHPAVLAKMATTLDQISAGRLALGIGSGSIEDEHSRLGLAWGSFAERSERLGETLQILDQAFTDEVIDFTGRHFTVKDMPIKPGPVQKSGPPIVVGGVGEKYTLPLVARYADVWNVPTYALGELEHKISVLRSVCDEIGRDPSTIVMSIEAVMALAANDASLPGVRQLAEKRFGIPAFGLAEGGLVGTPPAIVDRLHELQELGFGQIVLFTHDRGSDETLDLLAAEVIANF; from the coding sequence ATGAACAAGCCGGAGATCGGGGTCTATCTGCCTCAGGTGGGCTTTACCTATGAGCAGGTGCTGCATCGCACGCTGCGCTGCGAGCAACTCGGCATCGACTCGATCTGGCTCTACGACCACCTCTACGCACCCGGTATGCCGGACTACCCGTCCATGGAGGCGTGGACGCTGGCGACCGCGCTGCTCAGTCGCACCGAGCGTATCCGGGTCGGACATATGGTGCTGTGCAACCAGTTCCGTCATCCGGCTGTCCTGGCCAAGATGGCGACGACACTCGATCAGATCTCGGCGGGCAGGCTTGCCCTCGGCATCGGCAGCGGCTCCATCGAAGACGAACACTCCCGCCTCGGGTTGGCGTGGGGGTCATTCGCCGAGCGGTCCGAACGTCTCGGCGAAACACTGCAGATCCTCGATCAGGCGTTCACTGACGAGGTGATCGATTTCACCGGAAGACATTTCACCGTCAAGGACATGCCGATCAAACCCGGTCCGGTGCAGAAGTCGGGGCCACCGATCGTCGTGGGCGGGGTCGGTGAGAAGTACACCCTGCCGTTGGTCGCACGGTACGCCGACGTGTGGAACGTCCCGACGTATGCGCTCGGCGAACTGGAGCACAAGATCTCGGTGCTGCGGTCGGTCTGCGACGAGATCGGCCGCGACCCGTCGACGATCGTGATGTCGATCGAGGCGGTCATGGCGTTGGCGGCAAACGACGCATCGCTGCCCGGCGTGCGGCAGCTCGCCGAGAAGCGATTCGGCATACCGGCGTTCGGACTCGCCGAAGGCGGACTCGTCGGAACGCCGCCCGCGATCGTTGACCGGCTGCACGAGCTACAGGAACTGGGGTTCGGCCAGATCGTATTGTTCACCCACGACCGCGGATCCGACGAGACGCTCGACCTGCTCGCCGCCGAGGTGATCGCGAATTTCTAG
- a CDS encoding acyl-CoA dehydrogenase family protein codes for MDFSRVELSADDQAFQDELRALLKTLVTDEVIRRDRESGENFDEGVHLALGEAGYLAAEFNDEADGGFGRLRRRLWNLEIGRGHTPWFHWGTTAMVARAVRDFGSPALKDEVMERALSGRIRLCLGYTEPEGGSDVATCKTRAVRDGDGWIINGSKMFTSNSQNASYVFLITNTDPSAPKHQSLTMFLVPLDSPGVEIQPLRTVDGDRTNITYYSGVRVDDRYRLGEVNGGWTVLRDALNDEHGTVERGADGLQKVAAMAEHLVLLAEAIDKVAALAPDDDAVKYRLGRGIARMEAAMSTPDMFGRVANAQTMRDVSLELMDIQGAVSTLPVDAHGAQADGGAEYVFRLAGPTGIYGGTLEVFRNMIAQHALGLGRPAYAPPAKQKT; via the coding sequence GTGGACTTCTCCCGCGTCGAACTGTCCGCTGACGACCAAGCCTTCCAGGACGAGCTCCGGGCACTGCTGAAGACCCTCGTCACCGATGAGGTCATCCGGCGAGACCGCGAGTCCGGCGAGAACTTCGACGAAGGCGTTCACCTCGCGCTCGGCGAGGCCGGCTACCTGGCCGCCGAGTTCAACGACGAAGCCGACGGCGGCTTCGGTCGGCTCCGTCGCCGGCTCTGGAATCTCGAGATCGGCCGCGGCCATACTCCGTGGTTCCACTGGGGCACGACGGCGATGGTCGCCCGCGCGGTGCGAGATTTCGGTTCGCCCGCACTCAAAGACGAGGTGATGGAGCGAGCCCTGTCGGGCCGGATCCGGCTGTGCCTTGGCTATACCGAGCCGGAGGGCGGATCCGACGTTGCGACCTGCAAGACGCGTGCGGTGCGCGACGGGGACGGCTGGATCATCAACGGCTCGAAGATGTTCACCTCCAACTCCCAAAACGCCTCGTACGTATTCCTGATCACCAACACCGATCCGTCCGCGCCGAAACATCAGAGCCTGACCATGTTCCTGGTTCCGTTGGACTCGCCGGGTGTCGAGATCCAACCGCTGCGCACGGTGGACGGCGACCGCACCAACATCACGTACTACAGCGGCGTACGCGTCGACGACAGATACCGCCTCGGTGAGGTCAACGGCGGCTGGACCGTGCTGCGTGACGCGCTCAACGACGAGCACGGCACCGTCGAACGCGGCGCCGACGGTCTGCAGAAGGTCGCGGCCATGGCCGAGCATCTCGTACTGCTCGCCGAGGCCATCGACAAGGTCGCCGCGCTGGCCCCCGATGACGATGCCGTGAAGTACCGGCTGGGTCGCGGGATTGCCCGGATGGAAGCGGCGATGAGCACTCCGGATATGTTCGGCCGCGTTGCCAACGCGCAGACGATGCGCGATGTGTCGTTGGAGTTGATGGACATCCAGGGAGCGGTGTCCACGCTTCCCGTCGACGCGCATGGCGCGCAGGCCGACGGGGGAGCCGAGTACGTCTTCCGGCTGGCAGGTCCTACCGGCATCTACGGCGGCACCCTCGAGGTGTTCCGCAACATGATCGCCCAGCACGCGCTTGGCCTCGGGCGTCCCGCATATGCACCGCCTGCGAAGCAGAAGACGTGA
- a CDS encoding GAP family protein, protein MSPVLSQLLAPAMVVAISPFSIIIAIFLVLQTDRARANGVAFLVGRLLALAAVTAAFLQAPRLISSLNRPVSPRVLIALGGTLIVIGVWVWLRRDRMTEEPPWLVRFSRLTPVGATAIGALLVLTNPKMLAATATAGLLIGTAGISVAGASGAVAYYSAVASSTVAVPVLGYLAVGARADDQLTRLKEWLHRRSGLVSAVILLAVGITLLFMGISEL, encoded by the coding sequence ATGTCGCCAGTTTTGAGCCAACTTCTCGCACCGGCGATGGTAGTTGCGATATCGCCGTTCTCGATCATCATCGCCATCTTTCTGGTGCTCCAGACCGATCGCGCCCGGGCTAACGGCGTGGCATTCCTGGTGGGCAGACTGCTGGCCCTTGCTGCGGTGACGGCCGCATTCCTGCAGGCTCCGCGGCTGATCAGCAGCCTCAACCGGCCCGTCTCGCCGCGGGTACTGATCGCTCTCGGCGGCACCCTCATCGTGATCGGCGTTTGGGTTTGGCTACGACGAGACCGGATGACCGAGGAACCGCCGTGGCTCGTTCGGTTCAGCCGGCTCACCCCCGTCGGCGCCACGGCGATCGGGGCGCTTCTCGTGCTGACGAATCCGAAGATGCTGGCCGCCACCGCGACGGCCGGGTTGCTGATCGGCACCGCAGGCATCAGCGTCGCGGGCGCGAGTGGTGCCGTCGCGTACTACTCCGCAGTCGCCAGCTCGACGGTCGCGGTTCCGGTCCTCGGTTACCTGGCAGTCGGCGCCCGCGCCGACGACCAACTCACCCGTCTCAAGGAGTGGCTGCACCGTCGCAGCGGACTCGTCTCGGCCGTCATTCTCCTGGCCGTCGGAATCACGTTGCTGTTCATGGGAATCAGCGAGCTGTAA
- a CDS encoding SRPBCC family protein, whose protein sequence is MGIVTTSSETAFSQSPETIYDFVTNPANWTKTYPGGPDIRNLPDRLPLQVGDTWDEAHPDPAKDRVFTWQLAIAVRPALFVFSSVGRLGHDSQGNGGLEGRMTIEYHFTQPGDDVTLFSRTMTIEAYRHAPLSDGFFRMVNPSHIDAYHAAVARELGA, encoded by the coding sequence GTGGGCATCGTCACCACAAGCTCGGAGACCGCATTCAGCCAGTCCCCCGAGACGATCTACGATTTCGTCACCAACCCTGCCAACTGGACCAAGACGTATCCCGGTGGTCCGGACATCCGCAACCTTCCGGACCGGCTGCCACTTCAGGTCGGCGACACCTGGGACGAGGCCCACCCCGATCCCGCGAAGGACCGTGTCTTCACGTGGCAATTGGCCATTGCCGTGCGGCCGGCGCTGTTCGTCTTCAGCTCCGTCGGACGCCTGGGACACGACAGTCAGGGCAACGGTGGGCTCGAGGGACGGATGACGATCGAGTACCACTTCACCCAGCCCGGTGATGACGTCACGCTTTTCAGCAGGACCATGACCATCGAGGCCTACCGCCACGCTCCGCTGAGCGACGGCTTCTTCCGGATGGTCAATCCATCGCACATCGACGCGTATCACGCCGCAGTCGCCAGGGAATTGGGCGCGTAG
- a CDS encoding alpha/beta hydrolase, which yields MTADFIHRLDPELRHLAAARTDLSPNLLGVVRDSLNQRRGETSKDVNTAGVEIEQREAGSVPVRVYRGAAAPSPAVIYCHSGAFVLGNLDTDHRQCVQFARQGSCTVFSVDYRLAPEHPRPAALEDAMTVLNWVAENGSELGVDAGRLAVAGSSAGAALAARLAQCAADEAAPSIVFQLLHQPVLDDRPTPSKDEFLTTPGFDGPAVEQMWRHYLGGADRVGDRTVPVDAAPGRTRELSGVAATLITCSELDPLRDEAVDYALRLMWSGVATELHVFPGTCHGFDSLLPDWETSQRLFEMQGAALRKALW from the coding sequence ATGACCGCCGACTTCATCCACCGGCTCGATCCCGAATTGCGCCATCTTGCGGCCGCCCGGACCGATCTGTCGCCGAACCTGCTCGGCGTCGTCCGCGACTCTCTCAACCAGCGCCGCGGTGAGACATCGAAAGACGTCAACACCGCCGGGGTCGAGATCGAGCAGCGCGAGGCGGGCTCGGTGCCGGTGCGGGTCTATCGAGGCGCGGCCGCCCCCTCACCGGCGGTGATCTACTGCCATTCAGGGGCTTTCGTGCTGGGCAACCTCGACACCGACCACCGGCAGTGCGTCCAGTTCGCCAGGCAGGGCAGCTGCACAGTCTTCTCGGTCGACTACCGACTGGCCCCCGAACATCCGCGCCCGGCAGCACTTGAGGATGCGATGACGGTGCTGAACTGGGTCGCGGAGAACGGTTCTGAACTTGGTGTGGACGCGGGCCGGCTCGCGGTCGCAGGCAGCAGCGCAGGCGCAGCACTGGCCGCTCGCCTGGCGCAGTGCGCCGCCGACGAAGCCGCGCCGTCCATCGTGTTCCAGTTGCTGCATCAGCCCGTGCTCGACGACCGACCGACCCCGTCCAAGGACGAATTTCTCACCACACCAGGGTTCGACGGGCCCGCGGTCGAGCAGATGTGGCGGCACTACCTCGGTGGCGCAGACCGCGTCGGTGACCGAACAGTGCCCGTCGACGCCGCGCCCGGTCGCACTCGCGAGTTATCCGGTGTGGCAGCCACATTGATCACCTGCTCGGAACTCGACCCGTTGCGCGACGAAGCCGTGGACTACGCACTGAGGCTCATGTGGTCAGGCGTCGCCACCGAACTGCACGTGTTCCCCGGCACCTGCCACGGGTTCGACTCGCTACTCCCGGACTGGGAGACGAGCCAGCGTCTGTTTGAGATGCAAGGAGCGGCGCTGCGCAAAGCCCTGTGGTGA
- a CDS encoding flavin-containing monooxygenase codes for MAKSVSVGIIGAGPGGLALGIFLRRNGFRDFTIFDREDGVGGTWRINTYPGLACDVKSHLYSYSFDLNARWSRLWSGQQEILEYFERCAQRYQLGQHLKLNTEITSARWDADTRTWLLRTTGDQSYTFDVVVSAIGLFTQPALPDLAEEEPFAGTLMHTARWDHAVDLTDARVAVLGTGSTAAQLIPEVAKVAKKVYSVQRSPTWILPKPDRPYTDREKWVFANVPFAKKIYRTRLWLRSESNIGVIENGSDKTQEFKDIALRTLEATVSDEELRRRLTPEHPFGCKRLVFATDYLQTLSQPHVEVVSSPARALRGGSLVTADGRQLDVDVVLCATGYAAADYLGQIDVVGEDSTTLQETWRDGAYAYLGMAVPGFPNFFMLYGPNTNVGSNSVIFMLEAQAHYVVRALKYMRRKRKTYVAVRSATMTDFIDRIDQWMQGTVWLTRCSNYFRAPNGRVVTQWPRSARVFWGMTRRFRAAEYTFEPPVRPPAVAVGSHSVAGSPAP; via the coding sequence ATGGCCAAGTCCGTATCGGTGGGAATCATCGGCGCCGGCCCTGGCGGCCTGGCGCTCGGGATCTTCCTGAGAAGGAACGGTTTTCGTGACTTCACGATCTTCGATCGCGAGGACGGTGTCGGTGGTACCTGGCGGATCAACACCTACCCCGGCCTGGCCTGCGATGTGAAGTCGCACCTGTACTCGTATTCGTTCGACCTCAACGCCCGCTGGTCGCGCCTCTGGTCCGGGCAGCAGGAGATCCTGGAATATTTCGAGCGCTGTGCACAGCGGTATCAACTTGGGCAGCATCTGAAACTCAACACCGAGATCACCTCGGCCCGGTGGGACGCCGACACCAGGACGTGGCTGCTGAGGACCACGGGCGACCAAAGCTACACCTTCGACGTGGTGGTCTCGGCGATCGGCCTGTTCACCCAGCCGGCACTTCCCGATCTCGCCGAGGAGGAGCCGTTCGCGGGAACGCTGATGCACACCGCGCGTTGGGATCACGCCGTCGACCTGACGGATGCCCGGGTTGCCGTCCTGGGCACCGGATCGACGGCGGCGCAGCTGATCCCCGAAGTCGCCAAGGTGGCCAAGAAGGTCTACTCGGTGCAGCGCTCGCCGACCTGGATTCTGCCGAAACCCGACCGCCCCTACACCGATCGCGAAAAGTGGGTGTTCGCGAACGTTCCGTTCGCCAAGAAGATCTACCGGACGCGGTTGTGGCTGAGAAGTGAGTCCAACATCGGCGTGATCGAGAACGGCAGCGACAAGACCCAGGAGTTCAAGGACATCGCGTTGCGCACCCTCGAAGCCACGGTGAGCGATGAGGAGTTGCGCCGCAGGCTCACTCCCGAGCACCCGTTCGGATGCAAGCGTCTGGTTTTCGCGACCGACTATCTGCAGACCCTGTCTCAACCGCACGTCGAGGTGGTGTCGAGCCCGGCCCGAGCCCTGCGCGGCGGATCGTTGGTGACCGCCGACGGCCGCCAACTCGACGTGGACGTGGTGCTGTGCGCGACGGGCTATGCCGCCGCGGACTACCTGGGTCAAATCGACGTCGTCGGAGAAGATTCCACCACGCTGCAGGAAACATGGCGCGATGGGGCGTATGCGTATCTGGGCATGGCGGTCCCGGGATTCCCCAACTTCTTCATGCTCTACGGTCCGAACACCAACGTCGGCTCCAACAGCGTCATCTTCATGCTGGAGGCACAGGCCCACTACGTCGTACGCGCGCTGAAGTACATGCGGCGCAAACGCAAGACCTACGTCGCGGTGCGCAGTGCGACGATGACGGACTTCATCGACAGAATCGACCAGTGGATGCAGGGCACCGTGTGGCTTACCCGGTGCAGCAACTACTTCCGCGCACCCAACGGACGGGTCGTCACCCAATGGCCACGCAGCGCTCGGGTGTTCTGGGGAATGACGCGTCGCTTCCGCGCGGCCGAGTACACCTTCGAACCTCCGGTGCGACCGCCCGCCGTCGCGGTGGGATCACACTCGGTGGCTGGATCGCCGGCTCCATGA
- a CDS encoding SDR family NAD(P)-dependent oxidoreductase produces the protein MTDRVALVTGAARGQGEAIVKRLHADGFRVAACDLLSDELNVSVDALGAGVLAVELDVTSAQQWDSAVRQTVEEFGSLTTLVNNAGVLHRASLDEETPAGFEGSWRVNCLGPFLGIRAALEHLRQADGAAIVNTCSTGAVRAFPTHAAYGSSKWALRGLTQIAAAELAASGIRVNAVLPGPVGTPMLDAATQARLAEKGRLGTPMEIADAVAFLVSEHASFITGAELVVDGGQSLQIG, from the coding sequence GTGACGGACAGGGTGGCACTGGTCACCGGTGCGGCCCGCGGGCAGGGCGAGGCGATCGTCAAGCGATTACACGCGGACGGCTTCCGGGTGGCCGCATGCGACTTGCTGTCCGATGAACTGAATGTCAGCGTGGATGCGTTGGGAGCCGGCGTGCTCGCCGTCGAACTCGACGTGACATCCGCTCAGCAGTGGGACAGCGCAGTGCGGCAGACCGTCGAGGAGTTCGGATCATTGACCACATTGGTCAACAACGCCGGTGTCCTGCACCGCGCGTCACTCGACGAAGAGACTCCGGCGGGGTTCGAGGGGAGCTGGCGGGTCAATTGCCTCGGACCGTTCCTGGGAATCCGGGCCGCGCTCGAACACCTCCGGCAGGCCGACGGCGCCGCCATCGTCAACACGTGCAGCACCGGTGCGGTCCGGGCATTTCCCACTCACGCGGCCTACGGGTCGTCGAAGTGGGCGCTTCGTGGACTCACTCAGATCGCGGCCGCAGAACTCGCGGCGTCGGGTATTCGCGTCAACGCCGTGCTGCCCGGCCCGGTCGGAACCCCGATGCTCGATGCGGCGACTCAGGCACGACTCGCCGAGAAGGGGCGGCTGGGCACTCCAATGGAGATCGCCGACGCCGTGGCGTTCCTGGTGTCCGAGCATGCATCGTTCATCACGGGTGCCGAACTCGTTGTCGACGGCGGCCAGTCTTTACAGATCGGGTGA
- a CDS encoding HpcH/HpaI aldolase family protein, with protein MTSPLQESLAVKPHVWGGWVVGPTIIGPEEFARAGYDYVGFDVQHGYLDDADVALLLRRLEHVPIATAVRLPSADPAPIGRVLDAGADAVIIAMVESAETAAAAVAATRYAPAGVRSFGPLRASLGVDPVAHEERTSVFAMIETARGLSALDEICAVAELSGVYVGPADLAISLGENPITALSAPAVLDAVARIRSVASDAGLVPAIHANAGKPGKAMAELGFRMITLASESAALRRGAAEHLRDAQ; from the coding sequence ATGACGAGCCCGTTGCAGGAGTCTCTGGCGGTGAAGCCGCACGTCTGGGGCGGATGGGTAGTGGGGCCGACGATCATCGGCCCCGAGGAGTTCGCGCGGGCGGGCTACGACTACGTCGGATTCGACGTCCAGCACGGCTATCTCGACGACGCGGATGTCGCACTCCTCCTGCGACGGCTGGAGCACGTTCCGATTGCGACCGCGGTGCGACTTCCATCGGCGGATCCCGCGCCGATCGGGCGCGTCCTCGATGCCGGTGCCGACGCAGTGATCATCGCGATGGTCGAATCCGCCGAAACTGCCGCCGCCGCAGTGGCTGCCACCCGGTACGCCCCCGCGGGGGTGCGCAGCTTCGGACCGCTGCGGGCGAGCCTGGGTGTCGATCCGGTTGCACACGAAGAGCGGACCAGTGTGTTCGCAATGATCGAGACCGCACGAGGACTATCGGCACTCGACGAGATCTGCGCCGTCGCGGAACTGTCCGGCGTGTACGTCGGTCCGGCGGATCTGGCGATCTCCCTGGGAGAGAACCCGATCACAGCGTTATCTGCTCCGGCGGTGCTCGATGCCGTCGCGCGTATCAGGTCCGTCGCGTCGGATGCGGGGCTGGTTCCCGCCATCCACGCCAATGCCGGTAAGCCCGGAAAGGCCATGGCCGAGTTGGGCTTTAGGATGATCACCCTGGCATCGGAGTCTGCGGCCCTGCGGCGGGGCGCGGCCGAACATCTGAGAGATGCGCAGTGA
- a CDS encoding zinc-binding dehydrogenase: MWAYRLVAPYTFERLDVPDKTADDVDDRQVLLRFMAAGVCGSDLPPFRGVRGKIAGDTGLNAAEMVGFPVHEVVGEVLASRHSSHRVGDRVVGWASGFDGLMGLVVADGDSLATYDQALSAQHAVALQPLACVLYALEQLDLKGQHVAVIGQGSIGLLFSYAAKALGARHVTGVDPVDRDGVGKEFGVDTIIRATSDRWVSHLEPSDRPDVVIEAVGHQVATLGHAIDAAAPGGTVLYFGVPDDDSYPISMRAMLRKNLTLKSGVTLERRRVLDDANEFAKSHPELLTAYVSHTFGVDDVQSAFDLACRPAPERVKIAITA, encoded by the coding sequence GTGTGGGCATACCGACTAGTGGCGCCGTACACCTTTGAGCGACTGGATGTTCCCGACAAGACCGCCGATGACGTCGATGACCGCCAGGTCTTGCTGCGCTTCATGGCCGCGGGTGTCTGCGGCAGCGACCTGCCGCCGTTCCGGGGCGTGCGCGGCAAGATCGCCGGAGACACCGGGCTGAATGCGGCTGAGATGGTGGGCTTTCCGGTCCACGAGGTCGTCGGCGAAGTGTTGGCGAGCCGTCATAGCAGCCACCGGGTCGGGGACCGGGTCGTGGGCTGGGCGTCGGGCTTCGACGGTCTCATGGGTCTAGTGGTGGCCGACGGTGACAGCCTGGCGACCTACGATCAGGCGTTGAGCGCCCAGCACGCCGTGGCGCTGCAACCGTTGGCCTGCGTCCTGTACGCCCTCGAACAGCTCGATCTCAAGGGACAACATGTCGCCGTTATCGGGCAGGGATCGATTGGATTGTTGTTCTCTTATGCGGCAAAGGCTCTGGGCGCCCGCCACGTGACCGGTGTCGACCCCGTCGATCGGGATGGCGTCGGTAAGGAGTTCGGCGTCGACACCATCATCCGCGCCACCAGCGACCGCTGGGTCAGTCACCTCGAGCCGAGCGACCGGCCCGACGTCGTGATCGAGGCCGTCGGCCACCAGGTCGCGACCCTCGGTCATGCCATCGACGCCGCGGCGCCTGGCGGAACAGTGCTGTATTTCGGCGTGCCCGACGACGACAGCTATCCCATCAGCATGCGCGCCATGTTGCGCAAGAACCTGACGCTGAAGTCCGGCGTGACGCTCGAGCGGCGACGAGTCCTCGATGACGCCAACGAGTTCGCGAAAAGCCATCCGGAACTGCTGACCGCCTACGTCAGCCACACCTTCGGGGTCGACGATGTGCAATCGGCGTTCGACTTGGCCTGCAGGCCGGCGCCCGAACGCGTCAAGATCGCGATCACGGCATGA
- a CDS encoding cytochrome P450 has protein sequence MSSHATMQNFSYDPFDPAVMADPPSYYRVLRDAHPVYYIDKWDTYALSRFEDIWQVLAINDGTFVASEGTLPAATVLAKRNDGPVADPPLHPLPFHANFDAPIYDSVRRCTSGQFRPKSAATWADRIRTLANERLDELLPRGTFDLTQDYGGIVAASVVCELVGLPVDLAADVLATVNAGSLAQPGSGVEVANARPGYLEYLVPIVERRRAGEGGELPIADNLIGYRLPDGSALSDMEAAVQMLGVFIGGTETVPKIVAHGLWELGRRPEQMTAVRSDLDANVSVAREEMIRYCAPAQWFARTLRKPFTIHGTTINPGQRIITLLASANRDEHEYPEPDEFVWDRRIERLLAFGRGQHFCLGVHMARLEIGILVTEWLKRVPDWRIISEGAARPPSSFQWGWNNVPVEV, from the coding sequence ATGAGCTCTCACGCGACGATGCAGAACTTCTCCTATGATCCGTTCGATCCGGCGGTAATGGCCGATCCGCCGTCGTATTACCGGGTGCTGCGCGACGCGCATCCGGTGTACTACATCGACAAGTGGGACACCTATGCGTTGTCGCGCTTCGAGGACATCTGGCAGGTGCTGGCGATCAACGACGGAACCTTCGTCGCGTCTGAGGGAACCCTGCCCGCGGCAACGGTTTTGGCAAAGCGAAACGACGGCCCGGTGGCCGATCCGCCGCTGCACCCGCTGCCGTTCCACGCGAACTTCGACGCCCCGATCTACGATTCGGTCCGGCGCTGCACCTCGGGCCAGTTCCGGCCCAAGTCCGCGGCCACGTGGGCGGATCGGATCCGCACCCTGGCCAACGAGCGGCTGGACGAGCTGTTGCCGCGCGGCACTTTTGACCTGACCCAGGATTACGGCGGCATTGTCGCCGCGTCGGTGGTCTGCGAATTGGTCGGGCTACCAGTCGATCTGGCTGCCGACGTATTGGCGACCGTCAACGCCGGGAGCCTGGCCCAGCCGGGCAGCGGGGTGGAGGTGGCCAACGCGCGGCCTGGCTATCTGGAGTACCTGGTACCGATCGTCGAGCGCCGACGCGCCGGTGAGGGCGGTGAGCTGCCGATCGCCGACAACCTCATCGGCTACCGACTTCCCGACGGTTCGGCCCTTTCCGATATGGAGGCAGCCGTGCAGATGCTCGGCGTCTTCATCGGTGGTACGGAAACCGTGCCCAAGATCGTCGCGCACGGACTCTGGGAGTTGGGTCGGCGGCCCGAGCAGATGACGGCAGTGCGCAGCGATCTCGACGCGAACGTTTCCGTCGCCCGTGAGGAGATGATCCGCTATTGCGCGCCCGCGCAGTGGTTTGCGCGCACACTGCGCAAGCCGTTCACCATCCACGGCACGACCATCAATCCCGGCCAGCGGATCATCACGCTGCTGGCATCGGCCAACCGTGACGAGCACGAGTACCCCGAGCCAGACGAGTTCGTCTGGGACCGTCGCATCGAGCGCCTGTTGGCTTTCGGGCGCGGACAGCATTTCTGTCTCGGTGTGCACATGGCCCGCCTTGAGATCGGCATCCTGGTGACTGAATGGCTCAAGCGGGTGCCGGATTGGCGGATCATCAGCGAGGGCGCCGCGCGCCCACCATCCAGTTTCCAGTGGGGTTGGAACAATGTTCCTGTGGAGGTGTGA